From a region of the Natronogracilivirga saccharolytica genome:
- a CDS encoding sensor histidine kinase, translated as MILNFAKNWLQDPTRITDQIARFLENSEEFHTEVVERDKDDLFFSEGDFNESVYILLEGTVQLSKTTPKGRVITIDWLRPGALVGLISFVTGEAVLTTAVAASPCKAIKLDESDFLDMQRGKGEIAHLAQQLIIGNLIDRYHHVVSVHVELESINETLEKERNHLREALKQLEDTQHRLISQEKMATLGQLVAGIAHEINNPAAAMLRASDNLMDYLPGIVRKADPDEQLSYEKFFKIGLKRKLRDSDEQRRKLKEWEDLYPDLPRSLLRKVTSMSDEALEIIRHKLGERPGKKQREELENIMLFFESGYFLKNLQSSTKRIGEIVSSMKNYSRQDKGSYEKADLRDGLNDTLLLLSNRLKKVDVVLNFSDIPPVNVITGEINQVWTNIIINACDAMGDKGELVISCGYDDRYVWVSIKDSGPGISPSMINEVFKTNFTTKQQNSSFGLGLGLSISKQIIQKHGGQIKVQNAEDGGAEFTVFIPL; from the coding sequence ATGATACTCAACTTCGCAAAAAACTGGCTGCAGGATCCCACGAGAATCACCGATCAGATCGCCCGTTTTCTGGAAAACTCCGAAGAGTTTCATACCGAAGTTGTGGAGCGCGACAAAGACGATCTGTTCTTCTCGGAAGGGGATTTTAATGAATCCGTTTACATTCTGCTTGAGGGAACCGTTCAGCTGTCGAAAACCACCCCCAAGGGAAGGGTAATCACCATTGACTGGCTGCGCCCGGGTGCACTGGTCGGGCTGATTTCATTTGTAACAGGCGAAGCCGTGCTCACCACAGCTGTAGCCGCAAGTCCGTGCAAGGCCATTAAACTCGATGAGTCCGACTTTCTTGATATGCAGCGTGGCAAAGGCGAAATTGCTCATCTTGCCCAGCAGCTGATAATCGGCAACCTGATCGACCGGTATCACCATGTAGTCTCTGTGCATGTTGAGCTTGAAAGTATCAATGAGACGCTTGAAAAAGAGCGGAATCATCTCCGGGAAGCACTGAAGCAGCTTGAAGACACCCAGCACCGGCTGATCAGCCAGGAGAAAATGGCAACCCTGGGTCAGCTTGTTGCCGGAATTGCACACGAGATCAACAACCCTGCCGCAGCGATGCTCCGGGCTTCGGACAATTTGATGGACTATCTGCCCGGTATCGTACGCAAGGCTGATCCGGATGAACAGCTTTCATACGAAAAGTTCTTCAAAATCGGGCTTAAAAGAAAACTCCGCGATTCGGATGAGCAGCGCCGCAAGCTGAAGGAGTGGGAGGATCTTTATCCGGACCTGCCCCGCAGCCTGTTGCGCAAGGTAACATCCATGAGTGATGAGGCACTTGAAATCATCAGACACAAGCTTGGCGAACGGCCCGGCAAAAAACAGCGTGAAGAGCTGGAGAATATCATGCTGTTTTTCGAAAGCGGATACTTCCTGAAAAACCTGCAGTCCAGCACCAAGCGCATCGGCGAAATTGTGTCCAGCATGAAGAATTACAGCCGACAGGATAAAGGAAGCTATGAGAAAGCAGACCTGAGGGACGGCCTTAATGACACGCTGCTGCTGCTTTCGAACAGGCTGAAAAAGGTGGATGTGGTTCTCAATTTCTCGGATATCCCCCCGGTTAATGTTATTACTGGAGAAATCAACCAGGTGTGGACCAATATCATCATCAATGCCTGTGACGCGATGGGAGACAAGGGCGAGCTTGTGATATCATGCGGATATGATGACCGTTATGTCTGGGTCTCCATCAAAGACAGCGGCCCGGGCATTTCACCGTCCATGATCAATGAAGTGTTCAAAACCAATTTTACCACCAAGCAGCAAAACAGCAGCTTCGGACTGGGCCTGGGCCTGTCAATTTCCAAGCAAATTATTCAGAAGCACGGCGGACAGATAAAGGTGCAGAATGCCGAAGACGGGGGCGCGGAATTTACTGTTTTTATTCCACTTTAG
- a CDS encoding response regulator: MERSDIYILCIEDEQEVLDAVVRDLEQLEEQFPIETANTAEEGRKIIEKLLNDGMKIGLILCDHILPGDNGVELLIELHKDERTHPARKVLLTGQAGLDDTVKALNEARLHHYIAKPWKKEELLRVSVDLLTDYVISNEEDLLPYMKSLDAGKISEAIRTRRNVSDS; the protein is encoded by the coding sequence ATGGAAAGATCAGACATATATATACTCTGCATTGAAGACGAACAGGAAGTTCTGGATGCCGTTGTGAGGGACCTGGAGCAGCTTGAGGAGCAATTCCCCATCGAAACAGCCAACACGGCAGAAGAAGGCAGGAAGATCATCGAAAAACTGCTGAATGACGGAATGAAGATCGGGCTGATTCTCTGCGATCACATTTTACCCGGCGATAACGGTGTTGAGCTGCTTATCGAACTGCACAAGGATGAACGCACCCATCCCGCCAGGAAGGTTCTGCTGACGGGACAGGCCGGCCTTGATGATACCGTAAAAGCACTGAACGAAGCGCGCCTGCATCACTATATTGCCAAGCCCTGGAAAAAAGAGGAGCTGCTGCGCGTATCTGTTGACCTTCTTACCGATTATGTCATTTCCAATGAGGAAGATCTGCTTCCTTATATGAAATCGCTTGATGCCGGAAAAATATCCGAGGCTATACGGACACGCCGCAATGTAAGCGACAGCTAA
- a CDS encoding SLC13 family permease has product MKSGVLGLTPIQITGLFLGIFGLILPFLLPLETLSTAGQLGMGIFLMAAVFWMFEPIPIYATSMLVIFLQIILLSAQGPVYMDAELPVSEPVALEDETWQIPASALQEDGTVLVAKEPGETESVRVNVIDRNGQHVIVQSDELSRDHEIVTDPGHRLVDYEPNSYTDYIGTLANPIIILFLGGFMLARASVKYNLDKNLTRYLLGPFGTRPRFIVLGLMLVTAALSAFMSNTATAAMMVTVILPIIAQLPPEDRFKFGLALSIPIAANVGGITTPIGTPPNAIVIAALSDYGIDISFTDWIIVAAPLVVVMLVIAWFLLLTLFPPSVERFNLDMKGKLNVSPKAIGLYVIFGATVLLWITENQHGIPSSMVAFLPVAALVTGRILNKEDIQKLPWEVLWLMAGGISLGIGMDKTGLAVWMISGFDWGAMGYITLIIAFSVVAIAMSNFLSNTVTATLLMPLVISLHTSGVMGEDFNLLITGIVIAVACSLAMALPISTPPNAIAMSTGIIRTKDMAKMGVIIGVIGLLIILAYAVFYWPLVTN; this is encoded by the coding sequence ATGAAATCAGGTGTATTGGGGCTGACTCCCATACAAATTACAGGACTGTTTCTGGGCATTTTCGGCCTGATCCTGCCCTTTCTGCTTCCCCTTGAGACCCTTTCAACAGCCGGCCAGCTTGGCATGGGGATTTTTCTGATGGCGGCTGTTTTCTGGATGTTCGAGCCCATTCCCATTTATGCTACATCCATGCTGGTCATTTTTCTTCAGATTATCTTGCTAAGTGCTCAGGGACCCGTTTATATGGATGCGGAGCTTCCGGTCAGCGAACCTGTGGCACTTGAAGACGAGACATGGCAGATACCCGCTTCCGCCCTGCAGGAGGACGGAACGGTTCTGGTGGCAAAAGAACCGGGTGAAACGGAGTCCGTCCGAGTCAATGTGATAGACCGCAACGGCCAGCATGTCATTGTCCAAAGTGATGAGCTGAGCCGGGATCATGAAATTGTAACCGATCCCGGTCATCGCCTGGTCGACTATGAACCCAACAGCTATACCGACTACATCGGAACCCTTGCCAATCCCATCATTATATTATTTCTTGGCGGATTCATGCTTGCCAGGGCATCGGTAAAGTACAATCTTGACAAAAACCTGACACGCTACCTGCTTGGTCCCTTCGGCACACGCCCGCGTTTTATTGTGCTTGGACTGATGCTGGTAACGGCTGCGCTCTCTGCTTTTATGAGTAATACCGCAACCGCTGCCATGATGGTTACGGTTATATTGCCGATCATCGCGCAGCTGCCGCCCGAAGACCGTTTCAAATTCGGGCTCGCCCTGAGCATACCCATTGCCGCCAACGTTGGTGGTATCACAACGCCCATCGGCACGCCGCCCAACGCGATTGTAATAGCGGCACTCTCAGACTACGGAATTGACATTTCGTTCACCGACTGGATTATCGTCGCAGCACCGCTGGTTGTGGTCATGCTTGTCATTGCATGGTTTCTGCTGCTCACCTTGTTTCCGCCGAGTGTGGAGCGGTTCAATCTGGATATGAAAGGCAAACTCAATGTCTCGCCTAAAGCAATCGGTCTCTACGTCATTTTTGGTGCCACAGTATTGCTCTGGATTACCGAGAATCAGCATGGAATCCCCAGCAGCATGGTTGCTTTCCTGCCTGTTGCTGCTCTGGTTACAGGCCGCATATTAAATAAAGAAGACATCCAGAAGCTTCCGTGGGAGGTTCTGTGGCTTATGGCCGGCGGTATCTCGCTCGGGATCGGCATGGACAAAACCGGTCTTGCGGTCTGGATGATCTCCGGGTTTGACTGGGGAGCCATGGGTTACATCACTCTGATTATTGCTTTTTCAGTGGTCGCCATCGCCATGTCCAATTTCCTTTCCAATACGGTTACCGCAACGCTGCTTATGCCCCTGGTAATCAGTCTGCACACATCAGGAGTTATGGGAGAAGATTTCAATCTTCTGATTACAGGAATTGTGATTGCTGTTGCCTGCAGTCTTGCCATGGCACTTCCCATTTCAACACCTCCCAATGCCATTGCCATGTCAACCGGTATTATCCGGACCAAGGATATGGCCAAAATGGGTGTTATCATAGGTGTGATCGGATTATTGATCATACTAGCTTATGCCGTATTCTACTGGCCTCTTGTCACCAATTAA